One genomic region from Magallana gigas chromosome 3, xbMagGiga1.1, whole genome shotgun sequence encodes:
- the LOC105334844 gene encoding GTPase Era, mitochondrial has translation MAAPMSIRFLVKLNQELSWSHVKRILLYQKCNVRLFGTRHKREEYNKYTSNFPNFHPDERRVCFTPEEQLMKVTLEPNQPHNAKTLRVAIIGDPNVGKSTLINRLLQHKILPVSRKANTTRKNTLLILTQDESQITFVDTPGILAPEAKARHRVPSTVAVDPEKAASEVDLLGVVVDAKDKFRRNTLSKTVTKILHLHRNTPSILILNKMDGVMNKRGLLNTIASLTNKQLESQPIPILTNRKTHHLTKEKQQQKYIDSVIEKYKASKEGAANEGQGHIESEGTNDVRRTEHEGEGTEELSSDEEWQSFVKKLENCPESAINTTGWSNFQEVFIVSALKDDNVDDLRDYILSCAKPGDWEYHSSIITSESPYKLAENIVWEKMMDYVEFPVYELHPKINNWEWDQNFDQLDISMEIKCPNKFIQAEVVKKVPTIVETARAELRNLFKYNVNLNLRVNVKK, from the exons atggccGCGCCCATGTCAATCAGGTTTTTAGTGAAATTGAATCAAG AGCTATCTTGGAGTCATGTTAAAAGAATTCTCCTTTACCAAAAGTGTAATGTCAGATTGTTTGGTACAAGACATAAGAGAGAAGAGTACAACAAATATACATCGAACTTCCCAAACTTTCACCCAGATGAGAGAAGGGTTTGTTTCACACCTG AGGAACAACTCATGAAGGTAACATTGGAACCAAATCAACCACACAACGCCAAAACTCTGCGAGTGGCAATCATCGGTGATCCAAATGTAGGCAAATCAACTCTCATCAACAGACTTTTACAGCACAAG ATCCTCCCAGTCTCAAGAAAGGCCAATACCACAAGGAAAAACACTCTGTTAATCCTGACACAGGATGAAAGCCAGATA acatttgTGGACACTCCAGGGATTCTAGCACCTGAAGCAAAGGCAAG GCACCGCGTCCCATCCACAGTTGCAGTGGACCCTGAAAAGGCTGCCAGTGAAGTTGACCTGT TAGGAGTTGTGGTGGATGCAAAAGACAAGTTCCGGAGAAACACCTTGAGTAAAACAGTGACAAAGATCCTCCATCTCCATAGAAACACCCCAtccattttgattttgaataag aTGGATGGAGTAATGAACAAGAGAGGTTTGCTGAACACTATAGCCTCTCTCACCAACAAACAATTAGAAAGTCAACCAATTCCAATCCTTACCAACAGGAAAACACACCACTTGACGAAagaaaaacaacagcaaaaataTATTGACTCTGTAATAGAGAAATACAAAGCATCCAAAGAAGGGGCCGCTAacgaaggtcaaggtcacattgAATCTGAGGGGACGAATGATGTTAGAAGGACAGAGCATGAGGGGGAGGGGACTGAAGAGCTGTCATCTGATGAGGAGTGGCAGAGTTTTGTGAAGAAGCTAGAAAATTGTCCAGAGTCGGCCATCAACACGACTGGGTGGTCGAATTTCCAGGAAGTCTTCATTGTCTCGGCACTGAAGGACGACAATGTGGATGACTTGAGA GACTACATATTATCCTGTGCCAAACCTGGGGATTGGGAGTACCACAGCTCTATAATAACCAGTGAATCACCTTATAAACTAGCAGAAAACATCGTCTGGGAGAAAATGATGGACTATGTCGAATTTCCCGTCTACGAGTTGCACCCA AAAATCAATAATTGGGAATGGgatcaaaattttgaccaaTTAGATATTTCCATGGAGATTAAATGTCCAAATAAGTTTATACAG GCTGAGGTTGTAAAGAAAGTACCCACCATTGTAGAAACAGCAAGAGCAGAATTAAGAAATCtatttaaatataatgttaatttaaaCTTGCGGGTAAATGTCaagaaataa